Proteins encoded by one window of Cylindrospermum stagnale PCC 7417:
- a CDS encoding SagB/ThcOx family dehydrogenase: MPEIHQSIAQHYHERTKYDPETLASKNQRLDWSKQPVPFKEYKIGSDFDLKPYIQDNFEGLADNPDAQWWQRLSQMLFRSYGLTARMPSMGSAVYLRSSPSAGGLYPAEVYLVSRGTPLLPPGLYNYQCRTHSLMHYWESDVWQALQAACFWHPALENTQLAIITTAVFYRSAWRYEDRAYRRIFLDTGHLLGNIELSAAIADYRPHLIGGFVDEAVNDLLYIDPQQEGATAVLALADLLDIKQNLPVGRSALPSATETNYPQVPDGELLKYFHLHTQIEPGTTGKLNLPEVKQEKTLEDKYNFPFCLKIPTVTMQIDWGENLSELDKTILKRRSTRAYSGDELTFGELKALLDFTYQPQNYIDQNLDSSPDYFDLNLIETFIAVSGVKGLDSGCYYYAPKAQELRQIRFKNFRRELHFLCLGQELGRDAAAVLFHTADLKSAIAQYGDRVYRYLHLDAGHLGQKLNLAAIHLNLGVSGIGGFFDDQVNEVLGIPADEAVLYITTLGRPR; encoded by the coding sequence ATGCCAGAAATACACCAATCTATTGCCCAGCACTATCACGAACGGACTAAATACGACCCCGAAACCCTGGCCTCCAAAAATCAGCGGTTGGACTGGTCTAAGCAGCCTGTGCCGTTCAAAGAGTACAAAATTGGCTCAGATTTTGACCTCAAACCCTACATCCAAGACAACTTTGAGGGACTTGCCGATAATCCAGATGCTCAGTGGTGGCAGAGACTTTCGCAAATGCTGTTTCGCAGCTATGGACTGACAGCCAGAATGCCTTCTATGGGTAGTGCGGTGTATTTACGATCTTCCCCCAGCGCCGGGGGGTTGTACCCGGCTGAGGTGTATCTGGTTTCCCGTGGGACGCCCTTATTGCCACCTGGACTGTATAACTACCAGTGTCGGACTCATTCTCTGATGCATTATTGGGAAAGTGATGTTTGGCAAGCTTTGCAAGCCGCTTGTTTTTGGCATCCAGCTTTAGAAAATACCCAACTGGCGATAATTACGACTGCGGTTTTCTATCGTTCAGCATGGCGCTATGAAGATCGGGCTTATCGCCGGATTTTTTTGGATACGGGTCATTTGTTGGGCAATATTGAGTTATCTGCTGCGATCGCCGATTATCGCCCCCATTTAATCGGTGGTTTTGTAGACGAAGCGGTTAACGATCTACTTTACATCGATCCCCAACAGGAAGGCGCAACGGCTGTCTTGGCTTTGGCAGATTTGTTAGATATCAAACAAAATTTGCCTGTGGGACGTAGTGCTTTACCTTCTGCGACTGAAACCAATTATCCGCAAGTACCTGATGGGGAACTGCTGAAATATTTTCATCTTCATACCCAAATCGAACCCGGTACAACTGGTAAGTTGAATTTACCGGAGGTAAAACAAGAAAAAACCTTGGAGGATAAATACAACTTTCCTTTCTGTCTGAAAATCCCCACCGTCACCATGCAGATTGACTGGGGAGAAAATCTGTCAGAACTGGATAAAACCATACTCAAACGTCGCTCTACCCGTGCCTACAGTGGTGATGAATTAACTTTTGGTGAACTGAAAGCTTTACTTGATTTCACTTATCAACCACAAAATTACATCGACCAAAATTTAGATAGTTCACCAGATTACTTTGATCTAAATTTAATCGAAACTTTTATTGCTGTCTCTGGGGTGAAAGGACTGGACTCAGGCTGTTATTATTACGCGCCTAAAGCACAGGAATTGCGACAAATTCGCTTTAAAAACTTCCGGCGAGAGTTACACTTTCTTTGTTTGGGGCAGGAATTGGGGCGGGATGCGGCAGCGGTGCTGTTTCATACCGCCGATTTGAAATCAGCGATCGCACAATATGGCGATCGCGTTTACCGTTATTTACATCTCGATGCCGGACATTTGGGACAAAAGCTGAATTTAGCCGCAATCCACCTAAATTTAGGCGTCAGCGGCATCGGTGGCTTCTTTGATGACCAAGTAAACGAAGTTTTGGGAATTCCGGCTGATGAAGCTGTTCTCTACATCACCACGCTGGGAAGACCAAGATAA
- a CDS encoding alpha/beta fold hydrolase, with product MSVRQTLSKPDIQLSYLEWYQQGGEPLLLLHGLGDHALVWSSLGDYLKLDYHIVAPDMRGHGDSSKPESDYSFEIAIADLEALMDKLGWSSAHVVSHSWTGKLAAIWARQNPERLRSITLVDPIFIWKIPGFFKITFPLLYRVLPFLKSMGPFASYEAAEQQIRQLAQFQQWTPIQQQVFQAGIEQKPDGTWGSKFTIAARDRIFEAVMQVPGFITPLDIPALFIQPEKGVNRQDWQIQPYKTYLKNLHLCQLPGNHWPFLTHPKEFNQTVANFLAEQKSEVNW from the coding sequence ATGTCTGTACGTCAAACCCTATCGAAGCCTGATATTCAACTTTCTTACCTAGAGTGGTACCAACAAGGAGGAGAACCCTTGCTGCTGCTACATGGCTTAGGTGATCATGCCTTAGTGTGGTCTAGCTTAGGAGATTACTTAAAGTTGGACTACCATATAGTTGCGCCAGATATGCGTGGTCATGGTGACAGTAGTAAACCTGAGAGCGATTATAGTTTTGAAATAGCGATCGCTGATTTAGAAGCACTCATGGATAAACTGGGATGGTCTTCTGCTCATGTAGTCAGTCACTCTTGGACAGGTAAACTAGCCGCCATCTGGGCCAGACAAAACCCAGAACGCTTGCGGAGTATAACTCTAGTCGATCCAATTTTCATTTGGAAAATTCCTGGCTTCTTCAAAATCACCTTTCCCCTGTTATATCGCGTCTTGCCTTTTCTCAAAAGCATGGGGCCCTTTGCCAGTTATGAAGCAGCCGAACAACAAATACGACAATTAGCCCAATTTCAACAATGGACACCAATACAACAGCAAGTCTTCCAAGCCGGAATCGAACAAAAACCCGATGGTACTTGGGGGAGCAAATTTACCATAGCAGCTCGCGATCGCATTTTTGAAGCAGTAATGCAGGTACCTGGTTTCATCACCCCCCTTGATATTCCTGCCCTCTTCATACAGCCAGAAAAAGGCGTGAACCGCCAAGATTGGCAAATACAACCCTATAAAACCTATCTCAAAAACTTACACCTCTGCCAACTTCCCGGTAATCATTGGCCATTTTTGACCCACCCAAAAGAATTTAACCAGACTGTAGCAAATTTTTTGGCAGAACAAAAATCAGAAGTGAATTGGTAA
- a CDS encoding serine/threonine-protein kinase, whose translation MSLCINPVCPQPNHPDNDENRFCQSCGSQLELLGRYRVMRLLSDKTGFSKVYEAYEQDTPKILKVLKEQLANDAKAVELFQQEVTVLGQLQHPGIPNVDSYFQYQTRNGLILHCIAMEKIDGPNLEQWLKQQQNRPISQAQAIAWLKQLAEILAVVHDQHYLHRDIKPSNIMIRPDGQLVLIDFGTAREVTRTYLANGGGMTAITSSGYSPLEQMNGQSVVQSDFFALGRTFIFLITGQQPWEINDILHWRNHCPNISPLLLNLIDWLIAPEVEKRPANAQQILQKLAEIECPPTETTTATVKVVGIPRTEQFPQPTTNKTLLPQEKQLEKVPLLALFAALLVSLGILGLVALATRTTKFAASANYGQAPERKGKVDYFPYEEGKDSQGRVAEFNIAVLSVEYKWLLGSNFQIKFNDKTISLDLLKSNLEQEGIQKLMENPSEIISVGTASCEGEVKAEQRRALERSQQIQLLAKKLFSNTPSVKGYRLLNLGQFQRNDCQASQDSTAYQRSIIIIGVKKQSEGVILDEALRNRLENKPFADFKLEDYSLGSVEKFKTIPNNL comes from the coding sequence ATGAGTCTTTGTATTAATCCAGTTTGCCCCCAACCAAACCACCCCGATAACGATGAAAACCGCTTTTGTCAAAGTTGTGGTTCCCAACTAGAACTGCTAGGACGCTATCGGGTAATGCGCCTATTGAGTGACAAAACTGGCTTTAGCAAAGTTTATGAAGCTTATGAACAAGACACACCAAAAATCCTCAAAGTACTTAAAGAACAATTAGCAAACGACGCCAAAGCAGTAGAACTATTTCAGCAAGAAGTAACAGTACTAGGACAGTTGCAACATCCAGGCATTCCCAACGTAGATAGTTACTTTCAGTATCAAACCAGAAACGGTTTAATATTGCATTGCATAGCAATGGAAAAAATCGATGGTCCCAACTTAGAACAGTGGCTAAAACAACAGCAAAATCGCCCCATTTCCCAAGCCCAAGCAATAGCCTGGTTAAAACAACTAGCAGAGATTTTAGCTGTAGTACATGACCAACACTATCTGCATCGAGATATTAAACCATCTAACATCATGATTCGCCCCGATGGGCAGTTAGTCCTAATTGATTTTGGCACCGCCAGAGAAGTCACAAGAACTTATCTTGCCAACGGCGGTGGCATGACAGCAATTACCTCCTCTGGCTACAGTCCCCTAGAACAAATGAATGGTCAATCTGTAGTACAATCAGACTTTTTTGCCTTGGGACGCACCTTTATATTTTTAATAACAGGACAACAACCCTGGGAAATAAATGATATCTTACACTGGCGAAATCATTGCCCCAACATCTCACCACTGCTATTAAATTTAATCGATTGGCTAATAGCACCAGAAGTAGAAAAACGTCCCGCTAATGCCCAGCAAATTTTGCAGAAGTTAGCAGAAATTGAATGCCCTCCAACAGAAACTACCACCGCAACAGTGAAGGTGGTAGGAATTCCTAGAACTGAACAGTTTCCCCAACCAACTACTAATAAAACTCTATTACCCCAAGAAAAGCAGCTAGAAAAAGTACCGCTACTGGCATTATTTGCCGCCTTATTAGTCTCATTAGGCATACTTGGCTTAGTCGCTTTAGCCACACGCACAACCAAATTTGCAGCATCTGCCAATTACGGACAAGCCCCAGAAAGAAAAGGCAAAGTTGATTACTTCCCCTATGAAGAAGGTAAAGATAGTCAAGGAAGAGTTGCCGAATTTAACATAGCTGTTTTATCAGTAGAATATAAATGGCTTTTAGGCAGCAACTTTCAAATTAAATTTAACGATAAAACAATAAGTCTTGACCTTTTAAAATCGAATTTAGAACAAGAAGGTATACAGAAGCTTATGGAAAACCCCAGTGAGATTATCTCTGTAGGTACAGCTTCTTGTGAAGGTGAAGTCAAAGCCGAACAAAGACGTGCTTTAGAACGTTCCCAGCAAATACAACTTTTAGCAAAAAAGTTATTTAGCAATACACCCAGCGTCAAAGGTTATAGATTATTAAATCTAGGGCAATTTCAGCGCAATGATTGTCAAGCAAGTCAAGATTCAACAGCTTACCAACGCAGTATTATAATTATTGGCGTCAAAAAGCAATCTGAAGGTGTAATTCTCGATGAAGCCTTAAGGAATAGGTTAGAAAATAAGCCTTTTGCTGATTTTAAATTAGAAGATTATTCTCTAGGTTCAGTAGAAAAATTTAAGACAATACCGAATAACTTGTAG
- a CDS encoding ABC transporter permease has protein sequence MKRIIKKALTLLSVYYAHMLEFRAELILWTLSGSLPIILMGVWIQAAQGGSFGLKPVDFVRYFFAVFIVRQMTAVWVIYDFEREVVEGKLSSRLLQPLDPVWHHVASHVSERFARITFVMLLIALFFFLYPQAFWVPSLAKSLLFILAVVLAFALRFIIQYTFALFAFWTERASALENLWMLFYLFLSGLIAPLDVFPEAVRTIVMFTPFPYLLDFPASILVGLPVDITRGFLAIVGWILVFLGANRLLWRAGLKQYSGMGA, from the coding sequence ATGAAACGGATTATTAAAAAAGCCCTAACTTTGCTTTCAGTCTACTACGCTCATATGCTTGAGTTTCGAGCAGAACTGATTTTATGGACTTTGTCAGGCTCCTTACCAATTATTCTCATGGGTGTCTGGATACAGGCGGCGCAAGGTGGAAGTTTTGGTCTCAAACCTGTGGATTTTGTCCGTTACTTTTTCGCCGTTTTTATTGTCAGACAAATGACAGCTGTCTGGGTAATTTATGATTTTGAAAGAGAGGTAGTAGAAGGCAAACTTTCTTCCCGGTTGTTACAACCCTTAGACCCAGTATGGCATCATGTTGCATCCCATGTTTCTGAAAGATTTGCCCGGATAACTTTTGTGATGCTATTGATAGCACTATTTTTTTTCTTATATCCCCAGGCTTTTTGGGTACCGAGTTTGGCGAAATCGTTGCTGTTTATCTTGGCTGTAGTGCTGGCTTTTGCTTTACGGTTTATAATTCAGTATACCTTTGCCTTGTTCGCCTTTTGGACAGAACGAGCTTCAGCTTTAGAAAATTTATGGATGTTGTTTTATTTATTCTTATCTGGGTTAATTGCACCTCTAGATGTGTTCCCCGAAGCTGTGCGGACAATAGTCATGTTTACACCTTTCCCCTATTTGCTTGATTTCCCAGCAAGCATTTTAGTAGGGCTACCTGTGGACATAACACGGGGATTTTTAGCAATTGTCGGTTGGATTTTGGTGTTTTTGGGTGCAAATCGCTTGCTATGGCGTGCAGGCTTAAAGCAGTATTCGGGGATGGGAGCGTAA
- a CDS encoding ABC transporter ATP-binding protein, with translation MPIIVAESLRKFYPVAIKEPGIKGTITHFFRRTYHSIKAVQDVSFEIAPGEVVGFLGPNGAGKTTTLKMLTGLIHPTSGTVKVAGQVPFRRQEAFLQKITLVMGQKQQLIWDLPALDSLKINAAVYNIPDKEFQRRVGELSEMLFLSGKLTQPVRKLSLGERMKAELLAALLHRPQVLFLDEPTLGLDVNAQVAVRDFLREYNQRYQATILLTSHYMADITALCQRVLLIHQGKLMYDGSLDGLLERFAPYREIYVELAQPLPTEKLMFYGDVQLVEGRAVRFIVQQEALTRTVSQILADLEVIDLKVTEPPIEEVIGRVFQAGYV, from the coding sequence ATGCCAATTATCGTGGCTGAATCCTTACGTAAATTTTATCCCGTGGCGATCAAAGAACCGGGAATTAAAGGGACAATCACCCACTTTTTCCGCCGCACTTATCACTCAATCAAAGCAGTTCAAGACGTTTCTTTTGAAATCGCCCCTGGTGAAGTAGTCGGGTTTTTAGGTCCAAATGGCGCCGGTAAAACCACCACCCTGAAAATGCTCACAGGGCTAATTCATCCTACAAGCGGCACAGTTAAAGTCGCCGGACAAGTGCCATTTCGTCGCCAAGAGGCATTTTTGCAAAAAATCACCTTGGTGATGGGGCAAAAACAGCAGTTAATTTGGGACTTACCCGCGCTGGATTCTTTGAAAATAAACGCCGCTGTTTATAACATTCCTGACAAAGAATTCCAGCGGCGAGTCGGAGAATTAAGTGAGATGCTATTCCTATCCGGCAAGCTTACCCAACCAGTGCGGAAACTGTCTCTAGGTGAGCGGATGAAGGCGGAACTGTTAGCAGCACTTTTACACCGTCCCCAAGTCTTATTTCTCGACGAACCCACCTTAGGGCTAGATGTCAATGCCCAGGTAGCGGTGCGTGACTTTTTACGTGAGTACAATCAGCGTTATCAGGCGACAATTTTGTTGACTAGCCATTATATGGCCGACATCACGGCTTTATGTCAACGGGTGCTGCTAATTCACCAAGGAAAGCTGATGTATGACGGTAGCTTAGATGGACTCTTAGAACGCTTCGCCCCTTACCGGGAAATTTATGTAGAGTTAGCCCAACCACTACCAACAGAAAAACTCATGTTCTATGGTGACGTACAACTGGTAGAAGGGCGAGCCGTGCGCTTTATAGTCCAGCAAGAAGCCCTCACGCGCACAGTATCTCAGATTTTGGCTGATTTAGAGGTAATTGATTTAAAAGTCACTGAACCACCTATAGAAGAAGTGATTGGACGAGTTTTTCAGGCAGGATATGTATAG
- a CDS encoding ABC1 kinase family protein: MFLTQTVPRQREIIEVVLRNGWDYMRRLLTGGKTDEPQLPTPAVLKNILVDLGPVYVKLGQLLSTRPDLLNAAYIEELSTLQDEVPPVPWSEVEIILRKQLKRPLEETFSIINHIPVAAGSIAQTHRATLADGREVALKVQRPGIDLTIAQDIALIQGIADLVARTEFGHNYDIKAIAEEFTKALEAELDFTREAGFTDQLRRNLSHSRWFDPTQLVVAEIYWHLTTEKLMVMEWLEGVPLLSAKLSSENGKNPATERKAITTLLFRVFFQQLYIDGFFHADPHPGNLFYLIDGRIALLDCGMVGRLDPRTQQILTEMLLAIIDLDAQRCAQLTLQLSDSAQPVILARLENDYDRMLRKYYNASLTDINFSQVFYEILQVARNNKIRLPSNMGLYAKTLANLEGVARTFNPEVNLFDEIKPLITDLFRRQLLGDNPVRSLLRTALDIKSLSLQSPRHIELLLDRVTSETLQWNLSLQGLDGMRRTMDDAANRLSFSILVGSLIMGAAIITTRATTTQLSFLSSVLFAAASLLGLWLIISILRSGRLR; the protein is encoded by the coding sequence ATGTTCCTTACCCAAACTGTTCCCCGTCAACGAGAAATCATCGAAGTAGTCCTTCGCAATGGCTGGGACTATATGCGAAGGTTACTCACTGGTGGCAAAACTGATGAACCCCAGCTACCTACACCTGCGGTGCTAAAAAACATCTTGGTGGATTTGGGACCAGTCTATGTCAAACTCGGTCAGCTACTCTCCACTCGTCCAGATTTACTCAACGCTGCTTACATTGAGGAACTCTCAACCCTGCAAGACGAAGTTCCACCAGTTCCCTGGTCAGAGGTAGAAATCATCCTCCGCAAACAGCTAAAACGCCCCTTAGAAGAAACCTTCAGTATCATCAATCATATCCCAGTTGCAGCGGGATCAATTGCCCAGACCCATCGAGCGACATTAGCGGATGGTCGGGAAGTCGCTCTCAAAGTTCAACGTCCGGGAATTGATTTGACGATCGCTCAAGATATCGCCTTAATTCAAGGTATCGCTGATTTAGTAGCGCGTACAGAATTTGGGCATAACTACGACATTAAAGCGATCGCCGAAGAATTTACCAAAGCCTTAGAAGCCGAGTTAGATTTCACACGAGAAGCCGGTTTCACAGACCAACTGCGGCGCAATTTATCCCATAGTCGCTGGTTTGATCCCACACAATTAGTGGTAGCGGAAATTTACTGGCATTTAACCACAGAAAAATTAATGGTGATGGAGTGGTTAGAAGGAGTACCCCTACTCTCAGCCAAACTTAGCAGTGAAAACGGTAAAAACCCCGCCACCGAACGCAAAGCCATCACTACTTTGCTCTTTCGGGTATTTTTTCAGCAACTATATATTGATGGCTTTTTTCATGCTGATCCCCATCCAGGCAATTTGTTTTATCTCATAGATGGTCGGATTGCTCTCTTAGACTGTGGCATGGTTGGCAGACTTGATCCCCGCACTCAGCAGATATTAACAGAAATGTTGTTGGCGATTATTGATTTAGATGCTCAAAGGTGCGCTCAGTTAACTTTGCAATTATCAGATTCTGCTCAACCAGTGATTTTGGCACGGTTAGAAAATGATTATGACCGGATGCTGCGAAAATATTACAACGCCAGCTTAACTGATATTAATTTCAGTCAGGTATTTTATGAAATTCTGCAAGTAGCTCGCAACAATAAAATTCGCCTACCTAGTAACATGGGCTTATATGCCAAAACCTTGGCTAACTTAGAAGGGGTAGCGCGTACCTTCAATCCAGAAGTAAATCTGTTTGATGAAATCAAGCCATTAATCACAGACTTGTTTCGTCGTCAGCTATTGGGGGATAATCCAGTGCGATCGCTCCTCCGCACCGCTCTAGATATCAAAAGCCTCTCGTTGCAATCTCCCCGCCATATTGAACTGTTATTAGACCGTGTTACCTCAGAAACCTTACAGTGGAATCTCTCACTCCAAGGTTTAGATGGTATGCGCCGCACAATGGACGATGCCGCCAACCGGCTTTCCTTTAGCATTTTGGTGGGTTCCCTGATTATGGGTGCAGCAATTATTACCACCAGAGCAACGACGACTCAACTATCTTTTTTAAGCAGTGTTTTATTTGCCGCCGCCAGTCTGTTAGGGTTGTGGTTGATTATTAGTATTTTGCGCTCAGGGCGTTTAAGGTAA
- the yidD gene encoding membrane protein insertion efficiency factor YidD produces MAISSFEPLAKTMAIKSITAYQKYLSGAKGFSCPHRLVHGGDSCSDYVKRMLSEHSLTNAVKSSRQRFGDCATASKSLTTTRCRFFIIPCCLPL; encoded by the coding sequence ATGGCAATCAGCAGCTTTGAGCCTTTAGCCAAGACAATGGCAATCAAATCTATCACTGCCTATCAAAAATATCTTTCTGGAGCCAAAGGTTTTTCTTGTCCCCATCGTCTAGTACATGGTGGGGATTCCTGCTCAGATTACGTCAAAAGGATGCTGAGTGAGCATAGCCTCACCAACGCCGTCAAATCATCCAGACAAAGATTTGGTGATTGTGCCACAGCAAGCAAAAGCTTAACAACTACCCGCTGCCGTTTTTTTATCATTCCCTGTTGCCTACCCCTTTGA
- a CDS encoding mannose-1-phosphate guanylyltransferase, which produces MNSSFIPVILAGGKGTRFWPLSRQDRPKQFLSLDGSSRSLLQATADRLLAIAGGWDSLWVITSSQIAQGVREQLPDLPNQNLLIESQGMDTAAAVAWASLEIKKRYGEEAIIGFFPADHWIADQEAFAHTLSAATQLAASTAAIVTLGIKPTFSSTGYGYIEQGEKIGSFNELPAYHVNRFTEKPNRETAETFLSTGRFSWNSGMFVFQAGVVLKELHTHAPEIIEPLEQQGPDIYPQLPKKSIDYALMEKTTLAYVLPVEFGWDDLGDWNAIERLLKKQENPNVELATHVGLDTQGAIIYASDPEDVVVTIGLEDVVIVRDRNVTLIVKKDRTQDIKQILKILETDPRFTHLL; this is translated from the coding sequence ATGAATAGCTCATTTATCCCCGTAATTCTTGCTGGCGGTAAAGGTACAAGATTTTGGCCCCTGAGTCGTCAAGACCGACCCAAGCAATTTTTAAGTCTCGATGGTAGCTCTAGAAGCCTACTACAAGCAACCGCTGATCGACTGTTAGCAATCGCCGGCGGCTGGGATTCCTTGTGGGTCATAACTTCTAGTCAAATAGCTCAAGGAGTACGAGAACAACTACCCGATCTGCCAAATCAAAACTTGCTGATTGAGTCACAGGGGATGGACACCGCCGCCGCCGTTGCTTGGGCAAGTTTAGAAATTAAAAAGCGTTACGGAGAAGAAGCAATAATTGGCTTTTTCCCTGCTGACCACTGGATTGCTGACCAAGAGGCGTTTGCACACACTCTCAGCGCTGCTACCCAATTAGCGGCTAGCACAGCAGCGATCGTCACTTTGGGGATCAAGCCGACTTTCTCATCAACTGGATACGGCTACATTGAACAAGGTGAAAAGATAGGTAGCTTTAATGAGTTGCCAGCTTATCACGTCAACCGCTTTACTGAAAAGCCCAACCGGGAAACGGCAGAAACTTTTTTATCTACGGGACGCTTTAGCTGGAATAGTGGCATGTTCGTGTTTCAAGCTGGGGTTGTTCTTAAGGAACTACATACCCACGCTCCAGAAATTATCGAACCTTTAGAACAACAGGGCCCTGATATATATCCCCAGTTGCCTAAAAAGAGTATAGACTATGCGCTAATGGAAAAGACAACTCTAGCATACGTCTTGCCAGTGGAATTTGGTTGGGATGATTTAGGAGATTGGAATGCGATCGAACGCTTACTCAAAAAACAAGAAAATCCCAATGTGGAACTCGCTACCCATGTGGGGTTAGATACGCAGGGTGCAATTATTTATGCCTCAGATCCAGAAGATGTAGTTGTGACTATTGGCTTAGAGGATGTGGTGATTGTGCGCGATCGCAATGTGACCCTGATTGTCAAAAAAGACCGCACCCAAGATATCAAGCAGATACTCAAAATCCTGGAAACTGATCCCAGATTTACCCACTTACTGTAA
- a CDS encoding LCP family protein, translated as MIKQVEWSENQFTPQQVPASEQEARVQQLKRENQFAPQPVRTSEPEVKPKQPAFTNRNVVGSVSAIPNELYERLGLTMPRWLLWILTVVLGVILSGLMASTLALWTPLWSNLDQTDEDSGTASKDLAKTILPGDARSILSRYQLSRPMNILIMGIEPVKGTVDGSPESFAGTSDTMLLVRLNPSDKSIRVLSIPRDTVTAIPEKGLTKVSEANAQGGPVLAARVVSRTLNNAPIDRYIRISTSGMRQLVDQLGGVEVFVPKSMEYQDIAGRLSMNLVSGWQTLNGEQAEQFSRFREEGLGDLPRVQRQQVLMSALLQRLNSPTVLPRLPQLTRIMRKYFDTNLKTEEMMALAHFSLEVERDNFQMTVLPGTFSRFSKDPNSYWLNMTGQQSLLNDYVGVNIPGLKPDTRPVSRLKIAIQNASNQPQLTEKVIAYLKEKGFTNIYTVSDWPDTQRQTQIIVEKGNRQPGVDLQKVLGLGQIEVAASGNLESEITIRIGKDWK; from the coding sequence GTGATTAAACAAGTCGAATGGTCGGAAAATCAGTTCACGCCTCAACAAGTACCAGCCTCAGAGCAAGAGGCAAGAGTGCAACAACTAAAACGCGAAAATCAGTTTGCGCCTCAACCAGTAAGGACTTCGGAGCCAGAAGTCAAACCAAAACAACCAGCGTTTACAAACCGTAACGTCGTCGGTTCGGTAAGTGCAATTCCTAACGAGCTTTATGAGCGGTTAGGCTTGACGATGCCGCGATGGCTATTGTGGATTTTGACGGTGGTTTTGGGGGTAATTTTATCCGGGTTAATGGCATCAACTTTGGCCCTGTGGACTCCCCTGTGGAGTAATCTCGATCAAACAGATGAAGATTCCGGAACTGCTAGTAAAGATCTGGCAAAAACCATCTTACCTGGGGATGCACGGAGCATACTCTCCCGATACCAACTATCAAGACCCATGAATATTCTAATTATGGGGATTGAACCAGTTAAGGGTACTGTTGACGGTTCACCAGAAAGCTTTGCTGGTACCAGCGATACCATGCTGCTGGTAAGGCTCAACCCCAGCGATAAATCTATTCGGGTGCTGTCAATTCCCAGAGATACGGTCACGGCTATTCCAGAAAAGGGATTAACTAAAGTATCTGAGGCTAATGCCCAAGGCGGCCCAGTCTTAGCCGCAAGGGTAGTCAGCCGGACATTAAATAATGCCCCCATTGACCGCTACATCCGCATCTCCACCAGTGGCATGCGGCAGTTAGTTGATCAGTTGGGCGGGGTAGAGGTTTTTGTGCCCAAATCGATGGAATATCAAGACATCGCTGGTCGGTTGTCGATGAATTTAGTCAGCGGGTGGCAAACTCTCAATGGTGAACAGGCAGAACAATTTTCCCGATTCCGCGAAGAAGGTTTAGGCGATTTGCCAAGAGTACAGCGTCAACAAGTACTAATGTCAGCCTTGCTGCAACGCCTTAATAGCCCCACTGTCTTACCTCGGTTGCCTCAATTAACTCGCATTATGCGAAAGTATTTTGATACCAACCTGAAGACAGAAGAAATGATGGCATTAGCACATTTTTCCCTGGAGGTGGAACGGGATAATTTCCAAATGACTGTGTTGCCTGGTACCTTCAGCCGTTTTAGCAAAGACCCTAATAGCTATTGGCTGAATATGACTGGACAACAGAGCCTGTTGAATGATTATGTTGGGGTGAATATACCTGGTCTTAAGCCGGATACGCGACCAGTTTCTCGCCTCAAAATTGCTATTCAAAATGCTTCCAATCAACCTCAGTTAACTGAAAAAGTTATCGCCTATCTCAAAGAGAAAGGCTTTACTAATATTTACACAGTATCGGATTGGCCGGATACCCAACGCCAGACTCAAATTATTGTTGAGAAAGGAAACCGACAACCAGGCGTTGACCTACAAAAAGTTTTAGGCTTGGGTCAAATCGAGGTGGCGGCCAGCGGGAATTTGGAATCTGAGATTACAATCCGTATTGGTAAAGACTGGAAATAG